A genome region from Pseudomonas sp. S06B 330 includes the following:
- a CDS encoding DUF1652 domain-containing protein translates to MSLIGVSTLELRQLIERAFEPDCCEVSCADGVWLTIRLGQGDDLIVTEVRLDSLTTCHDVFTLVGQVREEQRLGRSQTDTRGSAIA, encoded by the coding sequence ATGTCATTGATTGGCGTTTCCACCCTTGAGCTGCGCCAGCTCATCGAGCGGGCGTTCGAGCCAGACTGCTGTGAGGTGTCCTGTGCTGATGGGGTATGGCTGACCATCCGGCTAGGGCAGGGCGACGACTTGATCGTCACCGAAGTGCGCCTGGACAGCCTGACCACCTGTCATGACGTATTTACCCTGGTCGGCCAGGTGCGAGAAGAGCAGCGCCTGGGGCGTAGTCAGACGGACACCCGGGGCAGTGCTATTGCTTGA
- a CDS encoding SDR family oxidoreductase: MKVVVIGGTGLIGTQLCTILRTKGHKVLAASPQTGVNALTGEGLEDALTDTHVVVDVANSPSFDDAAVLAFFQTCGRNLFAAEKAAGVGHHIALSVVGTERMLASGYFRAKMAQEDLIKQSGVPFTLVRATQFFEFMGAIAYSGADANLVRLSTAALQPVASADVAQALADLVEQAPANCTVEVAGPERKPLVDFVRSYLKHHQDAREVIADPQATYFGAPIDDQSLTPAADARLGALDFQSWLANTPVQR, translated from the coding sequence ATGAAAGTCGTCGTGATCGGTGGTACTGGCCTGATCGGTACCCAGCTATGCACCATCTTGCGAACGAAGGGGCATAAAGTGCTGGCCGCTTCGCCGCAAACCGGAGTCAATGCCCTGACAGGTGAAGGCCTGGAGGACGCGTTGACGGACACGCACGTGGTCGTTGACGTGGCCAACTCCCCGTCGTTCGATGATGCTGCCGTGTTGGCTTTTTTCCAAACCTGTGGGCGCAACCTCTTTGCTGCTGAGAAAGCTGCCGGGGTGGGGCATCACATCGCGCTTTCGGTTGTCGGAACCGAGCGCATGCTCGCCAGCGGCTACTTTCGGGCGAAGATGGCCCAGGAAGACCTGATCAAACAGTCGGGCGTGCCCTTTACCCTTGTGCGCGCCACGCAGTTTTTCGAATTCATGGGGGCTATTGCTTATTCCGGCGCCGACGCCAACCTGGTGCGTTTGAGCACCGCCGCGTTGCAACCGGTAGCCTCGGCTGATGTTGCTCAGGCACTGGCCGACCTTGTCGAGCAAGCGCCTGCCAACTGCACGGTAGAAGTCGCCGGGCCTGAGCGCAAACCCTTGGTGGACTTCGTGCGTAGTTATTTGAAGCACCATCAGGACGCCCGTGAAGTGATCGCCGACCCTCAAGCGACTTACTTCGGCGCTCCCATCGATGATCAATCGCTGACCCCCGCAGCCGATGCTCGGCTGGGGGCTTTGGATTTTCAGAGCTGGTTGGCGAACACACCGGTGCAACGTTGA
- a CDS encoding LysR family transcriptional regulator, which yields MVEDLNDLYYFAQVVDHGGFAPAGRALDMPKSKLSRRIAGLEERLGVRLIHRSTRHFSVTEIGQAYYRHCVAMLVEAEGAAELIERNRAEPQGVVRLSCPTALLDFWVGAMLTKFMVQCPLVQLHVESTNRHVDLIQEGIDIALRVRVPPLESSDLVMKVLARSTQHLVATPELIQRLPERPVPADLTSLPSLHWGNPQRDYHWNLQGPDGASASLRHTPRLVTDDLVVLRQAALAGVGVVHLPLVVVREDLDAGRLVHATPNWAPQCGVVHAVFASRRGLLPSVRSLLDFLAAEFEASDIA from the coding sequence CTGGTGGAAGACCTTAACGACCTTTACTACTTTGCCCAGGTAGTCGATCACGGTGGCTTTGCCCCGGCCGGTCGCGCCCTGGACATGCCAAAATCGAAACTCAGTCGACGCATCGCCGGCCTTGAAGAACGCTTGGGTGTACGGCTGATTCATCGCTCGACCCGGCACTTTTCAGTGACCGAAATCGGCCAGGCCTATTACCGCCATTGCGTGGCGATGCTGGTAGAAGCCGAGGGTGCCGCCGAACTGATCGAACGCAACCGTGCCGAACCACAAGGGGTGGTGCGCCTGAGTTGCCCGACGGCCCTGCTGGATTTCTGGGTGGGGGCCATGCTGACCAAGTTCATGGTCCAGTGCCCACTGGTGCAATTGCACGTTGAAAGTACCAATCGCCACGTCGACCTGATTCAGGAAGGTATCGACATCGCATTACGCGTGCGGGTGCCGCCGCTGGAAAGCAGTGACCTGGTGATGAAGGTACTGGCGCGCAGCACCCAGCACCTGGTGGCCACACCTGAATTGATCCAACGCCTGCCGGAACGCCCGGTGCCAGCGGACCTCACCAGCCTGCCGAGCTTGCATTGGGGTAATCCGCAGCGTGATTACCACTGGAACCTGCAAGGCCCGGATGGCGCCAGTGCCAGCCTGCGGCACACTCCACGGCTGGTCACCGATGACCTGGTGGTGTTGCGTCAGGCTGCGCTGGCCGGGGTTGGCGTCGTGCATTTGCCACTGGTGGTGGTACGCGAAGACCTCGACGCTGGCCGCCTGGTTCACGCCACGCCCAACTGGGCACCACAGTGTGGCGTGGTGCATGCGGTGTTCGCTTCGCGGCGCGGATTACTGCCCTCGGTGCGCAGTTTGCTGGACTTTCTTGCAGCAGAGTTTGAGGCCAGCGATATCGCCTGA
- the ycaC gene encoding isochorismate family cysteine hydrolase YcaC: MSKPYVRLDKNNAAVLLVDHQTGLLSLVRDIDPDKFKNNVLAVGDLAKYFNLPTILTTSFETGPNGPLVPELKEQFPDAPYIARPGQINAWDNEDFVKAVKATGKKQLIIAGVVTEVCVAFPALSALAEGFDVFVVTDASGTFNALTRDSAWDRMSQAGAQLMTWFGLACELHRDWRNDIEGLGTLFSNHIPDYRNLITSYNTLTNGK, translated from the coding sequence ATGAGCAAGCCCTACGTACGTCTGGACAAGAACAACGCTGCAGTCCTGCTGGTCGACCACCAGACCGGTCTGCTGTCACTGGTGCGTGACATCGATCCCGACAAGTTCAAGAACAACGTGCTGGCTGTAGGTGATCTCGCCAAGTACTTCAACTTGCCGACCATTCTCACCACCAGTTTTGAGACCGGCCCCAACGGCCCGCTGGTACCCGAGCTCAAGGAACAATTCCCGGACGCGCCGTACATTGCCCGTCCTGGCCAGATCAACGCCTGGGACAACGAAGACTTCGTCAAGGCGGTCAAGGCCACCGGCAAGAAGCAACTGATCATCGCCGGTGTAGTGACCGAAGTGTGCGTGGCGTTCCCGGCACTGTCGGCCCTGGCCGAAGGTTTTGATGTATTTGTGGTCACTGATGCGTCGGGGACCTTCAACGCCCTGACCCGTGATTCGGCCTGGGACCGTATGTCGCAAGCCGGCGCCCAACTGATGACCTGGTTCGGTCTGGCCTGTGAGTTGCACCGCGACTGGCGCAACGACATTGAAGGTCTGGGCACACTGTTCTCCAACCATATCCCGGACTACCGCAACCTGATCACCAGCTACAACACCCTCACCAACGGCAAGTAA
- a CDS encoding cupin domain-containing protein, producing MRIQPLLLFAALMSATSVQAQAPAPAVTPVMTQALPDYPGKEVLVLEVEYPPGGADPVHRHDAHGVVYVLEGSVVMGVRGGKEVTLGPGQSFYEGPTDVHTVGRNASQEKPAKFVVFLLNDANKPPVLPAQ from the coding sequence ATGCGCATCCAGCCTTTGCTTTTGTTTGCAGCCTTGATGAGCGCTACGTCAGTTCAGGCGCAGGCCCCGGCGCCCGCCGTGACGCCAGTGATGACCCAGGCGCTGCCCGACTATCCAGGTAAGGAAGTGTTGGTGCTTGAGGTGGAGTACCCGCCAGGCGGCGCCGACCCGGTGCACCGTCACGACGCCCACGGCGTTGTCTATGTGCTCGAAGGTTCGGTGGTCATGGGCGTCAGAGGCGGCAAAGAGGTTACCCTTGGCCCCGGCCAGAGCTTCTATGAAGGTCCCACCGATGTGCACACAGTCGGTCGTAATGCCAGTCAGGAAAAGCCGGCAAAGTTTGTGGTGTTCCTGCTCAATGATGCCAACAAACCACCCGTGCTACCGGCGCAGTAA
- a CDS encoding hydrolase: MSTFANVANFNGQVPRIDPDNAAMLLIDHQSGLFQTVKDMPMTELRANAVTLAKVASLAKIPVITTASVPQGPNGPLIPEIHEAAPHAKYVARKGEINAWDNEEFVKAVEATGKKQLIIAGTITSVCMAFPSISAVAAGYQVFAVIDASGTYSKMAEEITLARVMQAGVVPMDTAAVCSEVQRTWNRPDAQQWAEAYSAVFPHYQLLIESYLKAQQVANEHEQLDSAR; the protein is encoded by the coding sequence ATGAGTACATTTGCCAACGTTGCCAATTTCAATGGCCAGGTCCCGCGGATCGATCCTGATAACGCCGCGATGTTGCTGATCGATCACCAGAGTGGTCTGTTTCAGACGGTCAAGGATATGCCCATGACCGAACTGCGCGCCAACGCCGTTACCCTGGCCAAGGTTGCAAGCCTGGCCAAGATCCCGGTGATCACCACTGCCTCCGTGCCACAGGGCCCTAACGGTCCGTTGATCCCTGAAATTCACGAGGCTGCACCGCATGCCAAGTACGTTGCTCGTAAAGGTGAAATCAATGCCTGGGACAATGAAGAGTTCGTCAAGGCAGTAGAGGCCACCGGTAAAAAACAGCTGATCATCGCCGGTACGATCACCAGTGTGTGCATGGCGTTCCCAAGCATCAGCGCCGTCGCGGCAGGCTATCAGGTGTTCGCGGTGATCGATGCCAGTGGCACCTACTCGAAGATGGCCGAAGAAATCACCTTGGCCCGTGTCATGCAGGCTGGCGTGGTACCGATGGACACCGCTGCGGTCTGCTCGGAAGTTCAGCGCACCTGGAACCGTCCAGACGCGCAACAGTGGGCTGAGGCCTACAGTGCAGTGTTCCCACACTACCAATTGTTGATCGAAAGCTACCTCAAGGCGCAGCAAGTCGCCAACGAACACGAACAGCTGGATTCGGCACGCTGA
- a CDS encoding alpha/beta fold hydrolase, whose product MQLIPWSHDTSAGFTLRGWRSAASGKPLLHFLHGNGFCCLVYQPLLARLAEHFDLWLCDVQGHGDSDHGGPFQGWNRTAELAIEAFEAGRGEYADVPRFAVGHSFGGVLTGLMLARQPQLFERAVLLDPVLFSRSMMGIMGAAALVGLHRRHALARKAANRRSHWPDRSAARASLEGRGIFKGWSEPGLQSYLDHAIGDCGEGVVLKCRPSREVEIFSSFPRRMWASLTRVQTPTLVLYGEDTYPFVPQSVQRWAQDNRQVTAQQVAGGHCFMQEDPTACSEQVQAFLQAN is encoded by the coding sequence ATGCAGTTGATTCCCTGGTCCCATGACACAAGTGCTGGCTTTACCTTGCGCGGCTGGCGCTCAGCCGCCAGCGGCAAACCGTTGCTGCACTTTCTCCACGGTAATGGCTTTTGCTGTCTGGTCTACCAGCCATTGCTGGCGCGCCTGGCCGAACACTTCGACCTCTGGCTGTGCGATGTCCAGGGCCATGGCGACAGTGATCATGGCGGCCCGTTCCAGGGCTGGAATCGCACGGCCGAACTGGCGATCGAGGCCTTCGAAGCAGGCCGTGGGGAATACGCCGATGTGCCACGCTTTGCCGTTGGCCACAGTTTTGGCGGCGTGCTGACCGGGCTGATGCTGGCGCGTCAGCCACAGTTGTTTGAGCGGGCGGTATTGCTCGACCCGGTGCTGTTCAGCCGCTCGATGATGGGCATCATGGGCGCCGCTGCGCTGGTTGGCCTGCACCGCCGTCATGCCTTGGCGCGCAAGGCCGCGAACCGTCGAAGTCATTGGCCCGACCGCAGCGCCGCACGTGCTTCGCTGGAAGGCCGGGGGATTTTCAAAGGCTGGAGCGAGCCGGGCTTGCAGTCCTACCTAGACCATGCCATCGGTGATTGTGGCGAAGGCGTGGTACTTAAATGCCGACCCAGCCGCGAAGTGGAAATCTTCAGCTCATTTCCACGACGCATGTGGGCCTCGTTGACTCGGGTGCAAACACCGACGTTGGTGCTTTATGGCGAGGACACCTATCCCTTCGTGCCGCAGTCTGTGCAGCGTTGGGCGCAGGACAATCGCCAGGTCACGGCGCAGCAGGTGGCCGGGGGGCATTGCTTTATGCAGGAAGATCCGACGGCCTGCAGCGAGCAAGTGCAAGCCTTCCTGCAGGCGAACTGA
- a CDS encoding DNA-3-methyladenine glycosylase family protein, with amino-acid sequence MKALTSLQGYSRSIKSRTVLTVWLRYRAPYHWPSMLSFLKARSIPAIEVLEAGAYWRTVVFAGRQGIIECRPVSGQRLAVRIHGLPAALLPGMVARLRRVFDLDAAPALIEGQLRRDPLMARLIAQRPGLRVPGGWAAFEQVMRTVLGQQISVAGAITLAGRLVARHGRPLASALAADKRLTHVFPEPQAIAEVDLSDLGMPRSRAATLSGMARAMLDDPRLLQADSDLQTWVKRLCLRRGIGPWSAQYLALRQLGDGDAFPLGDVALLKAIRLLEPEQTPLAERALHWQPWRAYAAQHLWASLSGPQPD; translated from the coding sequence ATGAAAGCGCTCACCTCCCTTCAAGGCTATAGCCGCAGCATAAAGAGCCGGACGGTGCTGACCGTGTGGTTGCGTTACCGTGCGCCGTATCATTGGCCATCGATGCTGAGTTTTTTAAAGGCGCGCTCGATCCCGGCCATCGAGGTGCTCGAAGCCGGTGCGTATTGGCGTACCGTGGTATTTGCAGGGCGGCAGGGCATTATTGAATGTCGCCCGGTGAGTGGACAGCGCCTGGCAGTGCGTATTCACGGTTTACCGGCAGCGCTGTTGCCAGGCATGGTCGCACGCCTGCGCAGGGTGTTTGATCTGGATGCTGCCCCGGCGTTGATTGAAGGTCAATTGCGCCGCGACCCGCTGATGGCACGACTGATCGCACAGCGTCCGGGATTGCGCGTGCCGGGTGGCTGGGCGGCGTTCGAGCAGGTGATGCGCACGGTATTGGGCCAGCAGATCAGCGTTGCTGGGGCAATCACCCTGGCCGGGCGCCTGGTCGCTCGCCATGGTCGACCATTAGCCTCCGCGCTGGCTGCTGATAAGCGCCTGACTCATGTGTTTCCTGAGCCACAAGCCATCGCTGAGGTCGATCTCAGTGACCTGGGCATGCCCCGTTCGCGAGCGGCAACCCTGTCGGGCATGGCAAGGGCCATGCTCGACGATCCACGGCTACTGCAGGCCGACAGCGACCTGCAAACCTGGGTAAAACGCCTGTGTTTGCGGCGTGGTATCGGGCCTTGGAGCGCCCAGTACCTGGCCCTGCGCCAACTCGGTGATGGCGATGCGTTTCCGCTGGGCGATGTGGCGCTGCTCAAGGCTATTCGATTGCTGGAGCCCGAGCAGACACCGCTGGCTGAGCGCGCCCTGCATTGGCAACCCTGGCGAGCTTACGCGGCCCAACATTTGTGGGCATCGCTCAGCGGGCCTCAGCCAGATTGA
- a CDS encoding DUF6555 family protein — translation MNNANLFVINYQLHGTPKSFIIRAERMDNAEAWHWASCDAGVGKIPRSNLDKVKKVSKPLAERYGITEVTWRQSG, via the coding sequence ATGAACAACGCAAACCTTTTCGTGATCAACTATCAACTGCATGGCACCCCCAAGTCGTTCATCATTCGTGCCGAGCGGATGGACAATGCCGAGGCCTGGCACTGGGCAAGCTGTGATGCCGGGGTTGGCAAGATTCCACGCTCCAATCTGGATAAAGTGAAAAAAGTCAGTAAACCCTTGGCTGAGCGCTACGGCATCACCGAGGTGACCTGGCGTCAATCTGGCTGA
- a CDS encoding LysE family translocator, whose protein sequence is MPVMLSSLDLITAFVLFAFVSSITPGPNNTMLLASGVNFGVRRSIPHALGISVGFMVMVLAVGFGLGEVFKAYPPIYTVLRYVGAAYLLYLAWKIATSGPLSVSSSASRKPLGFWGAAAFQWVNPKAWVMAVGAITTYTPAQGYVTNVIVIAAVFALVNLPSVCVWVMFGSALRSVLQKPRWLMAFNMLMAALLVISLYPLLFVESSFS, encoded by the coding sequence ATGCCTGTCATGCTCAGCTCACTCGACCTGATAACTGCCTTTGTGCTGTTCGCTTTTGTGTCTTCAATCACCCCCGGGCCCAACAACACTATGTTGCTGGCCTCCGGGGTGAATTTTGGTGTGCGCCGCTCGATCCCGCATGCCTTGGGCATCAGTGTTGGCTTCATGGTCATGGTGCTGGCGGTGGGCTTTGGCCTCGGTGAGGTGTTCAAGGCGTACCCGCCGATCTACACGGTGCTGCGTTATGTGGGGGCAGCCTACCTGTTATACCTGGCATGGAAAATCGCCACCTCCGGGCCGTTGTCGGTGAGCAGCTCCGCGAGTCGCAAGCCCTTGGGTTTTTGGGGCGCGGCGGCGTTTCAGTGGGTCAATCCCAAGGCCTGGGTCATGGCAGTAGGGGCAATCACTACCTATACACCTGCCCAAGGCTATGTCACCAACGTGATCGTGATCGCGGCGGTGTTTGCCTTGGTCAACCTGCCCAGCGTCTGTGTCTGGGTGATGTTTGGTAGCGCTCTACGCAGCGTGTTGCAGAAGCCACGTTGGCTGATGGCGTTCAATATGTTGATGGCAGCGCTGTTGGTGATATCGCTTTACCCGCTGCTGTTTGTAGAATCGAGCTTTTCCTGA
- a CDS encoding SDR family oxidoreductase, whose protein sequence is MRTMVVGASKGLGRALIEGLGEAGDSLIGVSRSRPEGLVAQPGVQLQWIEADLLQPVQAVEILEQALKEQGLDTLIYNLGIWEQKAFTSAYDFLTDDDAQIQAIVTCNISAPLLLLKRLLPRLLQSSRPRIILTGSTSGLAGSGRPEVAFGASKFALRCIADTLREGYRQQGLGVTCLNLGYLNTDDPLATPREEAEQRGEGQLIPLHDVVQVVRMALSLSSASFVRELTLPAIQDERF, encoded by the coding sequence ATGAGAACCATGGTGGTAGGGGCAAGCAAAGGGTTGGGCAGGGCGTTGATCGAGGGCTTGGGCGAGGCCGGTGATAGCCTGATTGGCGTGTCGCGTAGCAGGCCTGAAGGGCTTGTAGCCCAGCCAGGTGTTCAGTTGCAGTGGATCGAAGCTGATCTTCTGCAGCCTGTGCAGGCGGTAGAAATCCTCGAACAGGCCCTCAAGGAGCAAGGGCTGGACACCCTGATCTACAACCTGGGTATCTGGGAACAAAAGGCGTTCACCTCGGCGTATGACTTTCTCACTGATGACGATGCGCAGATACAGGCCATCGTCACCTGCAATATCAGTGCCCCGTTGTTGTTGCTCAAGCGCTTGTTGCCGCGACTGCTGCAAAGTTCCCGGCCACGGATCATCCTCACTGGATCAACCTCGGGATTGGCAGGTAGCGGACGTCCGGAAGTGGCATTCGGCGCCTCCAAGTTCGCCCTGCGTTGTATCGCCGATACCCTGCGTGAGGGCTATCGCCAGCAGGGGCTGGGTGTGACCTGTTTGAACTTGGGTTACCTGAACACCGACGACCCGCTGGCCACCCCGCGTGAGGAGGCCGAGCAGCGGGGAGAGGGGCAGTTGATTCCGCTGCATGATGTGGTTCAAGTGGTGCGCATGGCCTTGAGCCTATCGTCGGCCAGCTTTGTGCGAGAGCTGACCTTGCCAGCGATACAGGATGAGCGCTTCTGA
- a CDS encoding pirin family protein, which produces MKKIQGVYSSPNPHWVGDGFPVRSLFTYDNLAQHISPFLLLDYAGPHDFTPTTARRGVGQHPHRGFETVTIVYQGELEHRDSTGAGGLIGPGDVQWMTAANGILHEEFHSPAFAAKGGTLEMVQLWVNLPAKDKSAAAGYQTLLASDIPSVALGAGSGNVRVIAGEYRGHKGPAQTFTPMDVWDLQLKPGAPVRLPSAAGRSTALVVLRGKLLVNGERAVGPAQLVLFDRAGDELLLEAQTEVSVLLLSGEPLDEPIVGYGPFVMNSEAEIAEAFEDFKAGRFGQMSGAGASHN; this is translated from the coding sequence ATGAAAAAGATTCAAGGCGTCTACAGCAGCCCCAACCCACATTGGGTCGGTGACGGCTTCCCAGTACGTAGCCTGTTTACCTACGACAACCTGGCACAGCACATCAGTCCGTTCCTGCTGCTGGACTATGCCGGTCCCCACGATTTCACCCCAACCACGGCGCGCCGTGGAGTCGGCCAGCATCCCCATCGCGGTTTCGAGACTGTGACCATCGTCTACCAGGGCGAACTGGAGCACAGGGATTCAACCGGTGCAGGCGGCCTGATCGGCCCGGGCGATGTGCAGTGGATGACCGCAGCCAACGGCATTCTCCATGAGGAGTTCCATTCGCCGGCATTCGCGGCCAAGGGCGGCACGCTGGAGATGGTGCAGTTGTGGGTCAACTTGCCCGCCAAGGACAAGTCGGCAGCGGCGGGGTACCAGACTCTGCTTGCCAGCGATATTCCTAGCGTAGCGCTGGGGGCCGGCAGCGGTAACGTGCGGGTCATCGCCGGCGAGTACCGTGGTCACAAAGGCCCGGCGCAGACCTTCACGCCGATGGATGTCTGGGACCTGCAGCTCAAGCCGGGTGCTCCAGTGCGCCTGCCTAGCGCTGCAGGACGCAGCACGGCGCTGGTGGTATTGCGCGGCAAACTGCTGGTCAACGGTGAGCGTGCCGTCGGCCCTGCACAGCTGGTGCTGTTCGACCGTGCCGGTGACGAGTTGCTGCTTGAAGCGCAAACCGAGGTGTCGGTGCTGCTGCTCAGTGGCGAGCCGCTGGACGAGCCCATCGTCGGTTACGGCCCGTTTGTGATGAACAGCGAGGCCGAAATTGCCGAAGCGTTTGAAGACTTCAAGGCCGGTCGTTTCGGCCAGATGAGTGGGGCGGGCGCCTCACACAACTAG
- a CDS encoding SDR family oxidoreductase — protein sequence MSKTQLFDLDGKIAFVSGASRGIGEAIAHLLAQQGAHVIVSSRKLDGCQQVADAIVAAGGNATAIACHIGEMEQISAVFAGIREQFGRLDILVNNAATNPQFCNVLDTDLSAFQKTVDVNIRGYFFMSVEAGKLMRDNGGGSIINVASINGVSPGIFQGIYSVTKAAVINMTKVFAKECAQFGIRCNALLPGLTDTKFASALVKNDAILNTALQQIPLKRVADPKEMAGAVLYLASDASSYTTGVALNVDGGFLS from the coding sequence ATGTCCAAGACCCAACTGTTCGACCTCGACGGTAAGATCGCCTTTGTTTCCGGTGCCAGCCGTGGCATCGGCGAGGCTATTGCCCACCTGCTGGCCCAGCAAGGTGCCCATGTGATTGTCTCCAGCCGCAAGCTTGATGGCTGCCAGCAAGTAGCCGACGCCATCGTCGCCGCCGGTGGCAACGCCACGGCCATTGCCTGCCACATCGGCGAAATGGAACAGATCAGCGCCGTGTTTGCTGGCATCCGCGAACAGTTCGGGCGCCTGGACATCCTGGTCAACAACGCCGCCACCAACCCGCAATTCTGTAACGTACTGGACACCGACCTGAGTGCGTTCCAGAAAACCGTCGACGTGAACATTCGAGGCTACTTCTTCATGTCGGTCGAAGCCGGCAAGCTGATGCGTGACAACGGCGGCGGCAGCATCATCAACGTCGCCTCGATCAATGGCGTATCGCCGGGGATCTTCCAGGGTATCTACTCGGTGACCAAGGCGGCCGTGATCAACATGACCAAAGTCTTCGCCAAGGAGTGCGCGCAGTTCGGCATTCGCTGCAACGCCCTGCTGCCAGGCCTTACCGACACCAAATTTGCTTCGGCGCTGGTCAAGAACGATGCCATCCTCAACACCGCGTTGCAGCAGATTCCTCTTAAACGGGTGGCCGATCCGAAAGAGATGGCCGGTGCCGTGTTGTACCTGGCCAGCGATGCGTCAAGCTACACCACCGGTGTGGCGCTGAATGTCGATGGTGGCTTCCTGTCCTGA